The following are encoded together in the Falsiruegeria litorea R37 genome:
- a CDS encoding amidohydrolase, giving the protein MSKIDTGLTMKSSANSTATFLSVIFLASPVLSQTADMVFTNASVLTMNDAQPTAEAVAVTGNKITFVGSAADVQAVIGDNTEVFDLDGDTLLPGFVSGHDHLIASGWNSRGVSLFGIETIEEAVAAVREYSEANPDEQVILGYGFNRNNFGRWPTKEELDEAVSDRPAFILDYTIHDIWMNSKAFEVGEVPEDDADQVPGVMYWQRTDAGDLSGVGIEFQWASAYQKAGAWNPAEDIAQFQQVNYGEAVKLGMTSVHIPMMAMPTVTDAELLKGDEQLVLDYLHGLEETGDLSVRTFVATGFKDPNGKADDVVAHTLALKEKYNSDMLRIWGIKIHPEGNWGSMTSWQLENYEGTNTRGAAAIEGGSIMAVYLLANAAGLPVGTHVDGSQTVRNAVDAILASKEAGFDVPNNLLHHYFTVGDREHKRVIENGIMVNTTPAFQSDWDGEADTALKVLGRARVEAQYARYSSLMAIGHNVSIASDLPSSPINMLAPLYNVEIVMTLQDPHNENSQPFPLSRKPAALDQALKAVTLFPAMQQNMQDKIGSLEVGKYADLVVLEQDITKTAPRDIADIKVVGTIMNGTFTHRDGL; this is encoded by the coding sequence TTTTTGAGCGTTATCTTCTTAGCGTCGCCTGTCCTATCGCAAACGGCCGACATGGTTTTTACCAACGCATCGGTTCTGACGATGAACGATGCCCAACCTACAGCCGAAGCTGTCGCCGTCACGGGAAACAAAATCACTTTTGTAGGGTCCGCTGCTGATGTGCAGGCGGTGATCGGCGATAACACTGAAGTTTTCGATCTTGACGGTGATACTTTGCTGCCCGGATTCGTCAGCGGGCACGATCATTTAATCGCATCCGGTTGGAACTCTCGTGGCGTCAGCCTGTTCGGGATTGAGACCATAGAAGAAGCGGTGGCGGCCGTCAGGGAATACTCCGAGGCCAATCCAGATGAACAGGTGATACTGGGATATGGTTTCAACCGTAACAATTTTGGCCGATGGCCGACCAAAGAGGAACTTGACGAGGCTGTTTCTGACCGTCCGGCATTTATCCTCGATTATACAATTCACGACATCTGGATGAACTCCAAAGCGTTTGAAGTTGGTGAGGTTCCCGAGGATGACGCCGATCAGGTTCCCGGCGTGATGTACTGGCAAAGGACCGATGCCGGTGATCTTTCCGGAGTGGGGATCGAATTCCAATGGGCCAGCGCTTACCAGAAGGCTGGTGCTTGGAATCCGGCAGAAGATATTGCCCAGTTCCAGCAGGTCAACTATGGGGAAGCCGTCAAACTCGGTATGACATCAGTTCACATTCCCATGATGGCTATGCCGACGGTGACCGACGCGGAGTTGCTAAAAGGGGACGAGCAACTTGTCTTGGATTACTTACACGGCCTCGAGGAAACAGGCGACCTTTCCGTCAGAACCTTTGTCGCAACGGGCTTCAAAGATCCAAATGGCAAGGCAGACGATGTCGTCGCACATACGTTGGCGCTGAAAGAGAAATACAACAGTGACATGTTGAGAATTTGGGGCATCAAGATTCACCCAGAAGGCAATTGGGGGTCGATGACATCTTGGCAGCTTGAAAACTATGAGGGAACGAACACCAGAGGCGCGGCGGCTATTGAGGGCGGAAGCATCATGGCCGTTTACCTTTTGGCCAACGCTGCGGGATTGCCGGTGGGAACTCATGTGGACGGTTCCCAAACCGTGCGCAATGCCGTCGATGCGATCTTGGCTTCAAAGGAGGCGGGTTTTGATGTGCCAAACAATCTGTTGCATCACTACTTCACCGTCGGCGACCGCGAGCACAAGCGGGTGATCGAGAACGGTATCATGGTCAATACGACGCCTGCTTTCCAATCTGACTGGGATGGTGAAGCCGATACGGCCCTCAAAGTTCTGGGGCGCGCTCGGGTCGAAGCCCAGTATGCGCGTTACTCATCGCTCATGGCTATTGGGCACAATGTTTCGATTGCGTCTGACTTGCCGTCGTCACCCATCAATATGCTGGCCCCGCTTTACAACGTCGAAATAGTCATGACGTTGCAAGATCCGCATAACGAGAATTCGCAACCGTTTCCACTATCGCGCAAACCGGCGGCTCTAGACCAGGCTTTGAAGGCGGTAACACTTTTTCCAGCCATGCAGCAGAATATGCAGGACAAGATTGGAAGCCTTGAGGTTGGTAAATATGCCGATCTGGTCGTATTGGAGCAGGACATAACAAAAACTGCGCCACGTGATATTGCTGACATCAAAGTTGTTGGCACAATCATGAATGGTACGTTTACCCATCGTGATGGGCTGTAG